A portion of the Algisphaera agarilytica genome contains these proteins:
- a CDS encoding small basic protein, whose translation MSLDASLKSGGGLSRHRNVLTRAERIAKLAENGEFDTEQDNPLGIRKVGNRKLVTGKSSKKKKEAE comes from the coding sequence ATGAGCCTCGATGCATCCCTGAAATCCGGCGGCGGCCTCTCGCGTCACCGCAACGTCCTGACCCGTGCCGAGCGTATCGCCAAGCTGGCCGAGAACGGCGAGTTCGATACCGAGCAAGACAACCCGCTGGGTATCCGCAAGGTCGGCAACCGCAAGCTGGTCACCGGCAAGAGCTCGAAGAAGAAGAAAGAAGCGGAGTAA
- the mqnE gene encoding aminofutalosine synthase MqnE, producing MQDPALAPIAEKVYAGTRLSAEDGMVLLQTRDLHTLGELANFVRRSLHGDTAYYNVNRHMNYSNLCILSCKFCEFHRKPGQDGAYEYSLDDIRKQAQTAVDSGATEMHIVGGLHPKLPFSYYTDMLSAIRETAPQVHIKAFTAVEIVHLARISKRAVRKDFAGAVRAVFEDLIEAGLGSMPGGGAEVFDDRVHDEAFRGKIRSDEWLTVHRTAHELGLFTNATMLYGHVESLEDRIHHLCMLREEQDHAIENNFKGRFQTIIPLPFFPDGSELQHLPGPSGVDNLRMIAVARLMLDNFPHVKAFWIMQTLPMAQVMLDHGADDIDGTVVWYDITKVEGTDTHQEVTVSDLKRAIHEAGYTPVERDTLYRHVERDGAMWKVAEDAGQAVTA from the coding sequence ATGCAAGACCCCGCCCTCGCCCCCATCGCCGAAAAGGTCTACGCCGGAACCCGCCTCAGCGCCGAGGACGGGATGGTGCTCCTGCAGACCCGCGACCTGCACACGCTCGGCGAGTTGGCCAACTTCGTCCGCCGTTCCCTCCACGGCGACACGGCCTACTACAACGTCAACCGCCACATGAACTACTCGAACCTCTGCATCCTCTCGTGCAAGTTCTGCGAGTTCCACCGCAAGCCCGGCCAGGACGGGGCCTACGAGTACTCCCTCGACGATATCCGCAAGCAGGCCCAAACCGCCGTCGACTCCGGGGCCACCGAGATGCACATCGTCGGCGGGCTCCACCCCAAGCTGCCCTTCTCCTACTACACCGACATGCTCAGCGCGATCCGCGAGACCGCGCCGCAGGTCCACATCAAGGCGTTCACCGCCGTGGAGATCGTGCACCTCGCGCGCATCAGCAAACGCGCGGTCCGTAAGGATTTTGCCGGGGCGGTGCGTGCGGTGTTTGAAGACCTGATCGAAGCGGGCCTCGGCTCGATGCCCGGGGGCGGTGCAGAAGTCTTCGACGACCGCGTGCACGACGAGGCCTTCCGCGGCAAGATCCGCAGCGACGAATGGCTCACCGTCCACCGCACCGCCCACGAGCTCGGCCTGTTCACCAACGCCACCATGCTCTACGGCCACGTCGAGTCGCTCGAAGACCGCATCCACCACCTGTGCATGCTCCGCGAGGAACAAGACCACGCGATCGAGAACAATTTCAAGGGCCGATTCCAAACGATCATCCCCCTTCCGTTCTTCCCGGACGGCAGCGAACTCCAGCACCTGCCCGGCCCGTCCGGCGTCGACAACCTCCGCATGATCGCCGTCGCCCGACTCATGCTCGACAACTTCCCCCACGTAAAAGCCTTCTGGATCATGCAAACGCTGCCCATGGCCCAGGTCATGCTCGACCACGGCGCCGACGACATCGACGGCACCGTCGTCTGGTACGACATCACCAAAGTCGAAGGCACCGACACCCACCAGGAAGTCACCGTGTCCGACCTCAAACGCGCGATCCACGAAGCGGGCTACACCCCCGTCGAACGCGACACGCTGTACCGCCACGTTGAACGGGACGGGGCGATGTGGAAGGTCGCGGAAGATGCAGGACAAGCGGTGACGGCTTAA
- the acpS gene encoding holo-ACP synthase, producing the protein MRIIGHGVDIVEKSRIEHMIEDHGERFLNRCFTEAERAYSDGNTKRRMEHLAGRFAAKEAILKVLGTGWSGGIAWTDAEVVREPSGRPTVALHGKCAEVAAELGITEWWLSISHIETHAVASAIGVATGES; encoded by the coding sequence ATGCGAATCATCGGCCACGGCGTGGACATTGTCGAGAAGTCTCGGATCGAGCACATGATCGAAGATCATGGCGAGCGGTTCCTTAATCGCTGTTTCACCGAGGCGGAACGGGCGTACTCGGATGGCAACACCAAGCGGCGGATGGAGCACCTGGCGGGGCGGTTCGCGGCCAAGGAGGCGATCCTCAAGGTGCTGGGCACCGGCTGGAGCGGCGGGATCGCGTGGACCGACGCGGAGGTGGTCCGCGAGCCATCGGGCCGGCCGACGGTGGCGCTGCACGGCAAGTGTGCCGAGGTGGCGGCAGAGCTGGGCATCACCGAGTGGTGGCTGAGCATCTCCCACATCGAGACCCATGCGGTGGCCAGCGCGATCGGTGTCGCGACGGGCGAGTCGTGA
- a CDS encoding pyridoxal phosphate-dependent aminotransferase: MLNPDRFITDRLRAIDASGIRRVFDLAAQLEDPINLSIGQPDFDVPEPIKKAAADAIDQGFNRYTQTQGIADLRAKLTADLSAEFPETLGQALTSGDASLLITSGVSGGLMLAMMTCVGPGDEVLIPDPYFVMYKHLVTLAGATPVFVDTYPDFQVTPERLAEKVTERTKLVLFNTPSNPTGVMATAEICEAVTQFCAERELLLLSDEIYDVFQYTSDATMPSPVRSSADALLMRGFSKTYGMTGWRLGYVAGPTPIVEQMTKLQQYSFVCAPSMTQLAGTLALDVDMSEHVAAYARKRDRVVEVLSPHFELAVPGGAFYAFPKVPEHLGLTGTQFVEAAVARNLLIIPGNVFSQHDTHFRLSYACDDATLERGLEILVELAKT, encoded by the coding sequence ATGCTTAACCCTGATCGCTTCATCACCGACCGACTCCGCGCTATCGACGCCTCGGGCATCCGACGCGTCTTCGACTTGGCCGCACAGCTCGAGGACCCGATCAATCTGTCGATCGGTCAGCCCGATTTCGACGTGCCCGAGCCGATCAAGAAGGCGGCGGCGGACGCGATCGATCAGGGGTTCAACCGCTACACGCAGACCCAGGGCATCGCCGACCTGCGGGCCAAGCTCACCGCGGACCTCTCTGCCGAGTTCCCCGAGACTCTGGGCCAGGCGCTCACCTCCGGCGACGCGTCGCTGCTGATCACCTCCGGCGTGTCCGGCGGGTTGATGCTGGCGATGATGACCTGCGTCGGCCCGGGCGACGAGGTACTGATCCCCGACCCGTACTTCGTGATGTACAAGCACCTGGTCACGCTGGCGGGCGCGACGCCGGTGTTTGTCGATACCTACCCCGATTTCCAGGTGACGCCCGAGCGGCTGGCCGAGAAGGTGACCGAGCGGACGAAGCTGGTGCTGTTCAACACGCCGAGCAACCCGACGGGCGTGATGGCAACGGCGGAGATCTGCGAGGCGGTGACGCAGTTCTGCGCCGAGCGTGAGCTGCTGCTGCTCAGCGACGAGATCTACGACGTGTTCCAGTACACCAGCGACGCGACCATGCCTTCGCCGGTGCGTTCCTCGGCGGATGCGCTGCTGATGCGTGGCTTCTCGAAGACCTACGGCATGACCGGTTGGCGGTTGGGATATGTCGCGGGGCCGACGCCGATCGTGGAGCAGATGACCAAGCTGCAGCAGTACAGCTTCGTGTGTGCGCCGTCGATGACGCAGCTCGCGGGGACCCTGGCGCTGGATGTGGACATGAGCGAGCACGTCGCGGCGTATGCCCGCAAGCGTGACCGTGTGGTTGAGGTGCTCAGCCCGCACTTCGAGCTCGCCGTCCCCGGCGGGGCGTTCTACGCCTTCCCCAAGGTGCCCGAGCACCTGGGCTTGACCGGCACGCAGTTCGTCGAAGCCGCGGTCGCCCGGAACCTGCTCATCATCCCCGGCAACGTGTTTTCGCAACACGACACCCACTTCCGTTTGAGTTACGCCTGCGACGACGCGACCCTGGAACGGGGGTTGGAGATCCTGGTGGAGTTGGCGAAGACTTAA
- a CDS encoding sulfatase, with protein MKYDSRCPWACLLALAVLFAALPISNAAAKDQPNFIVIVADDLGWRDLGFMGSDYHRTPHLDRLASGGLVFTQAYANAPMCAPTRAAILSGMYSPRTGVYTVGGGGGRGQSDGPDLSKLALTTPRNQSSLDSDITTLPEALQQAGYTTGHVGKWHLGRTSGRTGPTSHGFDTSVGASRGGGTRTYYAPYGIADLDETAKDGEYITDRLTDEAVGFIEENKGGPFFLWLAHYAVHNPIEPDPAVLRDVNRWPTDEQHDNAEYAAMLVSLDNSVGRIMESLDAQGLADNTVVVFVSDNGGSDRTTNNAPLRSGKGSLYEGGVRIPCVVHYPGVVEAGRKTDEPVLLFDLYPTFLDLSGAKAPRQQAVDGESWRPILEGQSSLNENRPLVWYIPTYSTTPRGSISHGPRAVVRKGDWKLLYDFESKESELYNIADDLGESKDLAKSKTTTVRSLERELEKWLKATDADVPAANPDYDPDTADQPRRRNRDR; from the coding sequence ATGAAATACGACTCCCGCTGCCCCTGGGCATGCCTTTTAGCTTTAGCTGTTCTGTTCGCCGCATTGCCGATCTCAAACGCCGCCGCGAAGGATCAGCCTAATTTCATTGTGATCGTCGCCGACGACCTCGGCTGGCGGGACCTGGGGTTCATGGGCAGCGACTACCACCGCACGCCCCACCTCGATCGTCTCGCGTCCGGAGGGCTGGTGTTCACCCAGGCCTACGCCAATGCGCCGATGTGCGCCCCCACCCGTGCCGCGATCCTCTCGGGGATGTACAGCCCACGCACCGGGGTGTACACCGTTGGCGGTGGCGGCGGACGCGGGCAATCCGACGGGCCTGACCTCAGCAAACTCGCGCTGACCACGCCACGCAATCAATCGTCATTGGACTCGGACATCACCACGCTGCCCGAGGCGCTGCAGCAAGCGGGCTACACCACCGGCCACGTCGGCAAGTGGCACCTGGGCCGTACCTCGGGACGCACTGGGCCGACGTCGCATGGTTTCGACACCAGCGTCGGCGCCTCCCGCGGCGGCGGCACGCGGACCTACTATGCCCCTTACGGCATCGCCGACCTCGACGAGACCGCCAAGGACGGCGAGTACATCACCGACCGGCTCACCGACGAAGCGGTTGGCTTTATCGAAGAAAACAAAGGCGGGCCGTTCTTCCTCTGGCTCGCGCACTACGCGGTGCACAACCCCATCGAACCCGATCCGGCCGTGCTCAGAGACGTGAACCGCTGGCCCACGGATGAGCAACACGACAACGCCGAGTACGCCGCGATGCTGGTCTCGCTGGACAACAGCGTCGGGCGGATCATGGAGTCGCTTGATGCCCAAGGCCTAGCGGACAACACCGTCGTGGTTTTCGTTTCGGACAACGGCGGCAGCGATCGCACCACCAACAATGCCCCGCTCCGCAGCGGCAAGGGATCGCTGTACGAAGGCGGCGTGCGCATCCCCTGCGTCGTGCACTACCCCGGCGTCGTGGAGGCGGGACGCAAGACCGACGAGCCCGTGCTGCTCTTCGACCTGTACCCCACGTTCCTCGATCTCTCCGGGGCCAAAGCACCGCGGCAGCAAGCGGTGGACGGCGAAAGCTGGCGTCCCATACTCGAAGGCCAATCATCACTCAACGAGAACCGGCCCCTGGTCTGGTACATCCCCACCTACAGCACCACGCCCCGCGGCTCGATCTCGCACGGCCCGCGTGCCGTTGTCCGCAAAGGCGATTGGAAGCTGCTCTACGATTTCGAGAGCAAGGAATCCGAGCTCTACAACATTGCTGACGACCTGGGTGAGTCCAAAGACCTTGCCAAGTCGAAAACCACGACGGTTCGTTCACTGGAGCGTGAGCTCGAGAAATGGCTCAAGGCCACCGACGCCGACGTACCCGCCGCCAACCCAGACTACGATCCCGACACTGCGGATCAGCCGCGGCGGCGCAACCGTGACCGGTGA